From one Gossypium hirsutum isolate 1008001.06 chromosome D08, Gossypium_hirsutum_v2.1, whole genome shotgun sequence genomic stretch:
- the LOC107910514 gene encoding paladin isoform X2, which translates to MVLPITADSLRVHGVAIPTIVGIQNVLKHIGAQKDGKQARVLWISLREEPVVYINGRPFVLRDVEMPFSNLEYTGINRDRVEQMEARLKEDILMEAARYGNKILVTDELPDGQMVDLWERVSCDSVKTPLEVYEELQLKGYLVDYERVPITDEKSPKEMDFDILVNKLSQADIRTEVIFNCQMGRGRTTTGMVIATLVYLNRIGASGIPRTNSIGRVSESGSNVTDNLPNSKEAIRRGEYTVIRSLIRVLEGGVEGKRQVDKVIDKCASMQNLREAIATYRNSILRQPDEMKREASLSFFMEYLERYYFLICFAVYIHSERAALHSSSSNHTSFADWMKARPELYSIIRRLLRRDPMRALGYASLKPSLKKIVESADGHPLEVGLVAALRSGEVLGSQTVLKSDHCPGCQNVSLPERVEGAPNFREVPAFPVYGVANPTIDGIRSVIRRIGSSKGGRPVFWHNMREEPVIYINGKPFVLREIERPYKNMLEYSGIDRERVERMEARLKEDILREAERYDGAIMVIHETDDGQIFDAWEHVNSDSLQTPLEVFKCLEDDGFPIKYARVPITDGKAPKSSDFDTLAANIASASKDTAFIFNCQMGRGRTTTGAVIACLVKLRISYGRPIKVLLDEVKHEQPDGSSSSGEESESNATRLTSSTVEVRTRNEQGYAFGIDDILLLWKITRLFDNGVECREALDAIIDRCSALQNIRQAVLQYRKVFNQQHVELRVRRVALNRGAEYLERYFRLIAFSAYLGSEAFDGFCGQGECMMTFKSWLHQRPEVQAMKWSIRLRPGRFFNVPEELRAPHESQHGDAVMEAIVKARNGSVLGKGSILKMYFFPGQITSSRIQIHGAPHVFKVNGYPVYSMATPTIIGAKEMLAYLGAKSNARVAGQKVVITDLREEAVVYIHGTPFVLRELNKPVDTLKHVGITGPVVENMEARLKEDILSEVRQSGGRMLLHREEYCPSSNQSSVVGYWENIFPDDVKTPAEVYAALKDEGYNIAYRRIPLTREREALASDVDEIQNCRDESSACYLYVSHTGFGGVAYTMAIICCRLDAEVNFGTSTVTQTMVNGDPYSTPEESLPSWTSEEEARRMGDYRDILSLTRVLMHGPKSKADVDIIIERCAGAGHIRDDILHYSKELEVVPDDDDEHRAYLMDMGIKALRRYFFLVTFRSYLYCKSPTETKFTSWMDARPELGHLCNNLRIDK; encoded by the exons ATGGTGCTCCCAATTACC GCGGATTCATTGCGTGTTCATGGTGTTGCTATTCCAACAATTGTTGGAATTCAAAATGTTCTTAAACATATTGGAGCCCAAAAAGATGGGAAGCAAGCACGTGTTCTTTGGATTAGTCTACGGGAGGAACCG GTTGTATATATTAACGGACGTCCTTTTGTTCTGCGTGATGTGGAAATGCCGTTCTCGAACCTTGAATATACG GGAATTAACAGGGATAGGGTTGAGCAAATGGAAGCTCGATTAAAGGAAGATATTCTGATGGAAGCTGCAAG ATATGGAAATAAGATCCTTGTCACCGATGAACTGCCGGATGGTCAGATGGTGGACCTGTGGGAACGAGTGTCCTGTGATTCTGTGAAGACACCACTAGAG GTGTATGAAGAATTGCAACTCAAAGGGTACCTGGTTGACTATGAGCGTGTGCCTATAACAGATGAAAAATCACCGAAGGAGATGGATTTTGATATTCTG GTTAATAAACTTTCTCAAGCTGATATAAGGACAGAGGTTATTTTTAATTGTCAAATGGGACGAGGAAGAACTACTACTGGCATGGTGATTGCAACATTGGTTTATCTCAATAGAATTGGGGCTTCTG GCATTCCAAGAACCAATTCAATAGGGCGAGTTTCTGAGTCTGGTTCTAATGTCACTGACAATCTGCCCAATTCCAAGGAAGCAATTCGGAGAGGAGAATATACAGTCATAAGAAGCCTGATTCGGGTCCTAGAG GGTGGTGTCGAAGGGAAAAGACAAGTGGACAAGGTCATTGACAAATGTGCTTCAATGCAG AACTTAAGAGAAGCGATTGCCACTTATCGTAATAGTATACTTCGTCAGCCGGATGAGATGAAGAGGGAAGCATCACTTTCATTTTTTATGGAGTACTTGGAGAGATATTACTTTCTTATATGCTTTGCTGTATACATTCATTCAGAGAGAGCAGCTCTCCATTCTAGTTCCTCTAATCATACCAGTTTTGCTGACTGGATGAAGGCAAGGCCAGAGCTATATAGCATTATTCGCAG GCTGTTGCGAAGGGATCCAATGCGTGCTCTTGGATATGCAAGTTTGAAGCCGTCTTTGAAAAAGATTGTTGAATCTGCTGATGGTCACCCTCTTGAAGTGGGTTTAGTTGCTGCTCTCAGAAGTGGTGAGGTTCTTGGGAGCCAGACTGTTCTAAAAAGTGACCATTGTCCTGGTTGTCAAAATGTAAGCTTACCTGAGAGAGTAGAGGGTGCTCCTAATTTCAGAGAAGTTCCTGCGTTTCCAGTTTATGGCGTTGCAAATCCAACAATTGATGGAATTCGATCTGTCATTCGAAGAATTGGCAGCTCCAAAGGTGGTCGTCCAGTTTTTTGGCACAATATGCGGGAAGAACCTGTCATCTACATTAATGGAAAGCCATTTGTTCTCCGTGAGATCGAAAGACCCTATAAGAACATGTTGGAATACTCG GGAATTGATCGTGAGAGAGTGGAGAGAATGGAAGCTCGATTGAAGGAAGATATCCTTCGAGAAGCTGAACGCTATGATGGTGCTATAATGGTTATTCATGAGACAGATGATGGGCAAATATTTGATGCTTGGGAACATGTCAACTCTGATTCTTTACAAACTCCACTAGAGGTTTTTAAATGCTTAGAGGATGATGGTTTTCCCATTAAGTATGCACGTGTGCCCATTACTGATGGCAAAGCTCCCAAAAGTTCTGACTTTGATACTCTAGCTGCAAACATTGCTTCTGCTTCAAAGGATACTGCTTTTATATTCAATTGCCAG ATGGGAAGAGGGAGGACAACTACTGGTGCTGTAATAGCTTGCCTTGTTAAGCTTCGTATTAGTTACGGGAGACCGATTAAAGTCCTGCTTGATGAGGTGAAGCATGAACAGCCAGATGGAAGCTCTTCAAGTGGTGAAGAAAGTGAAAGTAATGCCACTAGATTGACCTCTAGCACTGTTGAAGTAAGAACTAGAAATGAGCAAGGCTATGCATTTGGCATAGATGATATCCTATTGCTGTGGAAGATAACAAGATTATTCGATAATGGGGTGGAGTGCCGTGAGGCCTTAGATGCAATTATTGATAGATGTTCAGCACTCCAGAACATACGACAAGCAGTTCTACAGTACCGGAAGGTATTCAACCAACAGCATGTTGAACTAAGGGTGAGGAGAGTAGCACTGAACCGTGGAGCTGAGTACTTGGAGCGGTACTTCCGTTTAATTGCTTTTTCTGCATATCTTGGAAGTGAAGCATTTGATGGGTTTTGTGGACAAGGAGAATGCATGATGACATTTAAGAGTTGGTTGCATCAAAGACCAGAGGTCCAGGCAATGAAATGGAGTATTAGATTAAGGCCTGGGCGATTTTTTAATGTCCCT GAGGAGTTGAGAGCGCCACATGAATCCCAACATGGTGATGCTGTGATGGAGGCCATTGTGAAGGCACGTAACGGTTCTGTTTTAGGAAAAGGTTCTATACTTAAAATGTACTTCTTTCCTGGTCAGATAACTTCCAGCCGCATCCAAATTCATGGTGCACCTCATGTTTTTAAG GTCAATGGATACCCTGTTTATAGCATGGCAACTCCAACAATTATTGGTGCTAAAGAGATGCTAGCATATCTTGGTGCCAAGTCCAATGCAAGAGTTGCTGGTCAGAAAGTGGTAATAACTGATCTGAGGGAGGAGGCGGTTGTTTACATTCATGGCACACCATTTGTACTGAGGGAGTTAAATAAGCCTGTTGATACCCTAAAGCATGTTGGAATTACTGGCCCTGTG GTGGAAAACATGGAGGCACGACTAAAGGAAGATATATTGTCTGAGGTTAGACAGTCTGGTGGCCGAATGCTTTTACATCGTGAAGAATATTGCCCATCTTCAAATCAGTCCAGTGTTGTAGGGTACTGGGAAAACATCTTTCCTGATGATGTGAAGACACCTGCTGAAGTTTATGCTGCTCTAAAAGATGAGGGTTATAATATAGCATATAGAAGGATACCTTTAACTAGAGAGAGAGAGGCTTTAGCTTCTGACGTGGATGAAATCCAGAACTGTCGAGATGA GTCCTCAGCATGTTACCTTTACGTATCGCACAccggatttggaggggttgcaTACACAATGGCAATTATCTGCTGCAGACTTGATGCCGAGGTGAACTTTGGGACATCCACCGTCACACAAACAATGGTTAATGGAGATCCATATTCTACACCTGAAGAAAGCTTGCCATCCTGGACTTCTGAAGAAGAAGCGCGAAGGATGGGTGATTACCGTGACATACTAAGCCTTACTAGAGTTCTCATGCATGGTCCCAAAAGCAAAGCAGATGTTGATATCATTATTGAAAG GTGTGCTGGTGCAGGGCATATACGAGATGATATCCTTCACTATAGTAAGGAACTTGAGGTAGTCCcggatgatgatgatgagcaCCGAGCATACCTCATGGATATGGGTATTAAAGCTTTAAG GCGTTACTTTTTCCTCGTAACATTCCGGTCATACCTATATTGCAAGTCTCCAACAGAGACAAAATTCACATCTTGGATGGATGCAAGGCCAGAACTTGGACATCTTTGTAATAATCTTAGAATTGATAAATAA
- the LOC107910514 gene encoding paladin isoform X1 gives MSIPKELEQVMKLRGGSVLGKKTILKSDHFPGCQNKRLSPQIDGAPNYRQADSLRVHGVAIPTIVGIQNVLKHIGAQKDGKQARVLWISLREEPVVYINGRPFVLRDVEMPFSNLEYTGINRDRVEQMEARLKEDILMEAARYGNKILVTDELPDGQMVDLWERVSCDSVKTPLEVYEELQLKGYLVDYERVPITDEKSPKEMDFDILVNKLSQADIRTEVIFNCQMGRGRTTTGMVIATLVYLNRIGASGIPRTNSIGRVSESGSNVTDNLPNSKEAIRRGEYTVIRSLIRVLEGGVEGKRQVDKVIDKCASMQNLREAIATYRNSILRQPDEMKREASLSFFMEYLERYYFLICFAVYIHSERAALHSSSSNHTSFADWMKARPELYSIIRRLLRRDPMRALGYASLKPSLKKIVESADGHPLEVGLVAALRSGEVLGSQTVLKSDHCPGCQNVSLPERVEGAPNFREVPAFPVYGVANPTIDGIRSVIRRIGSSKGGRPVFWHNMREEPVIYINGKPFVLREIERPYKNMLEYSGIDRERVERMEARLKEDILREAERYDGAIMVIHETDDGQIFDAWEHVNSDSLQTPLEVFKCLEDDGFPIKYARVPITDGKAPKSSDFDTLAANIASASKDTAFIFNCQMGRGRTTTGAVIACLVKLRISYGRPIKVLLDEVKHEQPDGSSSSGEESESNATRLTSSTVEVRTRNEQGYAFGIDDILLLWKITRLFDNGVECREALDAIIDRCSALQNIRQAVLQYRKVFNQQHVELRVRRVALNRGAEYLERYFRLIAFSAYLGSEAFDGFCGQGECMMTFKSWLHQRPEVQAMKWSIRLRPGRFFNVPEELRAPHESQHGDAVMEAIVKARNGSVLGKGSILKMYFFPGQITSSRIQIHGAPHVFKVNGYPVYSMATPTIIGAKEMLAYLGAKSNARVAGQKVVITDLREEAVVYIHGTPFVLRELNKPVDTLKHVGITGPVVENMEARLKEDILSEVRQSGGRMLLHREEYCPSSNQSSVVGYWENIFPDDVKTPAEVYAALKDEGYNIAYRRIPLTREREALASDVDEIQNCRDESSACYLYVSHTGFGGVAYTMAIICCRLDAEVNFGTSTVTQTMVNGDPYSTPEESLPSWTSEEEARRMGDYRDILSLTRVLMHGPKSKADVDIIIERCAGAGHIRDDILHYSKELEVVPDDDDEHRAYLMDMGIKALRRYFFLVTFRSYLYCKSPTETKFTSWMDARPELGHLCNNLRIDK, from the exons ATGTCGATCCCAAAGGAGCTAGAGCAAGTTATGAAGCTGAGAGGGGGATCAGTGTTGGGTAAAAAGACCATTCTCAAGAGTGACCATTTCCCTGGATGCCAAAACAAGCGCTTGTCTCCCCAGATCGATGGTGCTCCCAATTACCGTCAG GCGGATTCATTGCGTGTTCATGGTGTTGCTATTCCAACAATTGTTGGAATTCAAAATGTTCTTAAACATATTGGAGCCCAAAAAGATGGGAAGCAAGCACGTGTTCTTTGGATTAGTCTACGGGAGGAACCG GTTGTATATATTAACGGACGTCCTTTTGTTCTGCGTGATGTGGAAATGCCGTTCTCGAACCTTGAATATACG GGAATTAACAGGGATAGGGTTGAGCAAATGGAAGCTCGATTAAAGGAAGATATTCTGATGGAAGCTGCAAG ATATGGAAATAAGATCCTTGTCACCGATGAACTGCCGGATGGTCAGATGGTGGACCTGTGGGAACGAGTGTCCTGTGATTCTGTGAAGACACCACTAGAG GTGTATGAAGAATTGCAACTCAAAGGGTACCTGGTTGACTATGAGCGTGTGCCTATAACAGATGAAAAATCACCGAAGGAGATGGATTTTGATATTCTG GTTAATAAACTTTCTCAAGCTGATATAAGGACAGAGGTTATTTTTAATTGTCAAATGGGACGAGGAAGAACTACTACTGGCATGGTGATTGCAACATTGGTTTATCTCAATAGAATTGGGGCTTCTG GCATTCCAAGAACCAATTCAATAGGGCGAGTTTCTGAGTCTGGTTCTAATGTCACTGACAATCTGCCCAATTCCAAGGAAGCAATTCGGAGAGGAGAATATACAGTCATAAGAAGCCTGATTCGGGTCCTAGAG GGTGGTGTCGAAGGGAAAAGACAAGTGGACAAGGTCATTGACAAATGTGCTTCAATGCAG AACTTAAGAGAAGCGATTGCCACTTATCGTAATAGTATACTTCGTCAGCCGGATGAGATGAAGAGGGAAGCATCACTTTCATTTTTTATGGAGTACTTGGAGAGATATTACTTTCTTATATGCTTTGCTGTATACATTCATTCAGAGAGAGCAGCTCTCCATTCTAGTTCCTCTAATCATACCAGTTTTGCTGACTGGATGAAGGCAAGGCCAGAGCTATATAGCATTATTCGCAG GCTGTTGCGAAGGGATCCAATGCGTGCTCTTGGATATGCAAGTTTGAAGCCGTCTTTGAAAAAGATTGTTGAATCTGCTGATGGTCACCCTCTTGAAGTGGGTTTAGTTGCTGCTCTCAGAAGTGGTGAGGTTCTTGGGAGCCAGACTGTTCTAAAAAGTGACCATTGTCCTGGTTGTCAAAATGTAAGCTTACCTGAGAGAGTAGAGGGTGCTCCTAATTTCAGAGAAGTTCCTGCGTTTCCAGTTTATGGCGTTGCAAATCCAACAATTGATGGAATTCGATCTGTCATTCGAAGAATTGGCAGCTCCAAAGGTGGTCGTCCAGTTTTTTGGCACAATATGCGGGAAGAACCTGTCATCTACATTAATGGAAAGCCATTTGTTCTCCGTGAGATCGAAAGACCCTATAAGAACATGTTGGAATACTCG GGAATTGATCGTGAGAGAGTGGAGAGAATGGAAGCTCGATTGAAGGAAGATATCCTTCGAGAAGCTGAACGCTATGATGGTGCTATAATGGTTATTCATGAGACAGATGATGGGCAAATATTTGATGCTTGGGAACATGTCAACTCTGATTCTTTACAAACTCCACTAGAGGTTTTTAAATGCTTAGAGGATGATGGTTTTCCCATTAAGTATGCACGTGTGCCCATTACTGATGGCAAAGCTCCCAAAAGTTCTGACTTTGATACTCTAGCTGCAAACATTGCTTCTGCTTCAAAGGATACTGCTTTTATATTCAATTGCCAG ATGGGAAGAGGGAGGACAACTACTGGTGCTGTAATAGCTTGCCTTGTTAAGCTTCGTATTAGTTACGGGAGACCGATTAAAGTCCTGCTTGATGAGGTGAAGCATGAACAGCCAGATGGAAGCTCTTCAAGTGGTGAAGAAAGTGAAAGTAATGCCACTAGATTGACCTCTAGCACTGTTGAAGTAAGAACTAGAAATGAGCAAGGCTATGCATTTGGCATAGATGATATCCTATTGCTGTGGAAGATAACAAGATTATTCGATAATGGGGTGGAGTGCCGTGAGGCCTTAGATGCAATTATTGATAGATGTTCAGCACTCCAGAACATACGACAAGCAGTTCTACAGTACCGGAAGGTATTCAACCAACAGCATGTTGAACTAAGGGTGAGGAGAGTAGCACTGAACCGTGGAGCTGAGTACTTGGAGCGGTACTTCCGTTTAATTGCTTTTTCTGCATATCTTGGAAGTGAAGCATTTGATGGGTTTTGTGGACAAGGAGAATGCATGATGACATTTAAGAGTTGGTTGCATCAAAGACCAGAGGTCCAGGCAATGAAATGGAGTATTAGATTAAGGCCTGGGCGATTTTTTAATGTCCCT GAGGAGTTGAGAGCGCCACATGAATCCCAACATGGTGATGCTGTGATGGAGGCCATTGTGAAGGCACGTAACGGTTCTGTTTTAGGAAAAGGTTCTATACTTAAAATGTACTTCTTTCCTGGTCAGATAACTTCCAGCCGCATCCAAATTCATGGTGCACCTCATGTTTTTAAG GTCAATGGATACCCTGTTTATAGCATGGCAACTCCAACAATTATTGGTGCTAAAGAGATGCTAGCATATCTTGGTGCCAAGTCCAATGCAAGAGTTGCTGGTCAGAAAGTGGTAATAACTGATCTGAGGGAGGAGGCGGTTGTTTACATTCATGGCACACCATTTGTACTGAGGGAGTTAAATAAGCCTGTTGATACCCTAAAGCATGTTGGAATTACTGGCCCTGTG GTGGAAAACATGGAGGCACGACTAAAGGAAGATATATTGTCTGAGGTTAGACAGTCTGGTGGCCGAATGCTTTTACATCGTGAAGAATATTGCCCATCTTCAAATCAGTCCAGTGTTGTAGGGTACTGGGAAAACATCTTTCCTGATGATGTGAAGACACCTGCTGAAGTTTATGCTGCTCTAAAAGATGAGGGTTATAATATAGCATATAGAAGGATACCTTTAACTAGAGAGAGAGAGGCTTTAGCTTCTGACGTGGATGAAATCCAGAACTGTCGAGATGA GTCCTCAGCATGTTACCTTTACGTATCGCACAccggatttggaggggttgcaTACACAATGGCAATTATCTGCTGCAGACTTGATGCCGAGGTGAACTTTGGGACATCCACCGTCACACAAACAATGGTTAATGGAGATCCATATTCTACACCTGAAGAAAGCTTGCCATCCTGGACTTCTGAAGAAGAAGCGCGAAGGATGGGTGATTACCGTGACATACTAAGCCTTACTAGAGTTCTCATGCATGGTCCCAAAAGCAAAGCAGATGTTGATATCATTATTGAAAG GTGTGCTGGTGCAGGGCATATACGAGATGATATCCTTCACTATAGTAAGGAACTTGAGGTAGTCCcggatgatgatgatgagcaCCGAGCATACCTCATGGATATGGGTATTAAAGCTTTAAG GCGTTACTTTTTCCTCGTAACATTCCGGTCATACCTATATTGCAAGTCTCCAACAGAGACAAAATTCACATCTTGGATGGATGCAAGGCCAGAACTTGGACATCTTTGTAATAATCTTAGAATTGATAAATAA
- the LOC107910524 gene encoding putative expansin-A17 produces MIINAMWVFLGGACGYDNLYTNGYGTKLAALSTALFNDGKSCGGCYQIVCDAKKAPQWCLKSRYITITATNFCPPNYALPSDNGGWCNPPRPYFDMSQPAFETIAKYKAGIVPILYRKVKCERSGGLTFTINGRNYFELVLISNVGGAGEISKVWIKGSKTNKWETMSRNWGANWQSLSYLNGQSLSFRVQVSNRRIRTALNVMPSNWQFGQSFKSNIQF; encoded by the exons ATGATTATTAATGCTATGTGGGTTTTTTTAGGTGGAGCTTGTGGCTATGATAATCTTTATACAAATGGTTATGGAACAAAATTAGCTGCACTCAGTACAGCTTTGTTTAACGATGGCAAGTCATGCGGAGGGTGCTATCAGATAGTTTGTGATGCTAAAAAAGCACCTCAATGGTGTCTCAAGAGTAGATACATTACCATCACTGCTACCAACTTCTGTCCTCCCAATTATGCACTCCCAAGTGACAATGGTGGTTGGTGTAATCCTCCCCGTCCGTATTTCGACATGTCTCAACCTGCATTCGAGACCATTGCCAAATACAAGGCTGGAATTGTACCAATCCTCTATAGGAA GGTTAAATGCGAGAGAAGTGGAGGCCTTACATTCACCATCAATGGAAGAAACTATTTTGAGCTAGTGTTGATATCAAATGTAGGGGGTGCTGGGGAGATTTCCAAGGTGTGGATAAAGGGTTCTAAAACAAATAAATGGGAAACCATGTCCAGAAACTGGGGAGCCAACTGGCAGAGCTTAAGCTATCTCAATGGTCAGAGCTTATCCTTCAGGGTTCAAGTTAGTAATAGAAGGATTCGAACAGCTCTGAATGTGATGCCTTCCAATTGGCAATTTGGACAGTCTTTCAAAAGCAACATCCAGTTTTAG